Proteins found in one Bremerella volcania genomic segment:
- the dusB gene encoding tRNA dihydrouridine synthase DusB: protein MDTPHQFDLTGIEPTTEDLKLPPLKIGDMVIDPPILQAPMAGFTNYAFRQIVRGYGGAGLLATEMVNARGFHWLDEHEAEFPDRLWGVEDEARPLAVQIWDNQPEVMAKVGRRLVEEFKVSVVDINFGCPVKQVTEKAHSGSYLLRVPERMGQIISKLVEACAPTPVTAKIRLGCSMDSINANDIAQVVEQSGAAALTVHGRVAAQFFKGEADWERISEIKSHLKKIPLIGNGDLDSAEKVYRAFRNFDVDGVMIARACLGRPWLFAQAAAAIAGKPIPPEPTLVEQRDCMLKHYDLVVQRFGESKGTLLMRKFACCYAQGKSGARHFRKHVANVATPQEFYEVVEKHFPIETPAPA, encoded by the coding sequence ATGGATACTCCGCATCAATTCGACCTGACCGGCATCGAGCCGACCACTGAAGACCTCAAGCTGCCGCCGCTCAAAATCGGCGATATGGTCATCGATCCGCCGATCCTGCAGGCCCCCATGGCGGGCTTCACCAACTATGCCTTCCGGCAGATCGTGCGCGGTTACGGCGGTGCGGGCTTACTGGCGACCGAAATGGTCAATGCCCGCGGGTTTCATTGGCTCGATGAACATGAAGCCGAGTTCCCTGACCGGCTGTGGGGCGTCGAAGACGAGGCCCGTCCGCTGGCCGTTCAGATTTGGGACAACCAGCCGGAAGTGATGGCCAAGGTGGGACGCCGCCTGGTCGAAGAGTTCAAGGTGAGCGTCGTCGACATCAACTTCGGCTGCCCGGTGAAGCAGGTCACCGAGAAGGCCCACAGCGGATCGTACCTCTTGCGGGTCCCAGAGCGGATGGGGCAGATTATCTCGAAGCTGGTCGAGGCATGTGCTCCGACGCCGGTGACGGCGAAGATTCGCCTGGGCTGCTCGATGGATTCGATTAACGCGAACGACATCGCCCAGGTCGTCGAGCAGAGTGGTGCCGCGGCGCTGACGGTGCACGGCCGGGTTGCGGCGCAGTTCTTCAAAGGGGAAGCGGACTGGGAACGGATCTCCGAGATCAAATCGCACCTGAAGAAGATCCCGCTGATCGGTAATGGCGACCTCGATTCGGCCGAGAAGGTTTACCGAGCGTTTCGCAACTTCGACGTCGACGGCGTGATGATTGCTCGCGCGTGCCTGGGGCGACCTTGGCTGTTTGCCCAAGCGGCCGCGGCAATCGCCGGTAAGCCGATCCCGCCGGAGCCGACCCTGGTCGAGCAGCGCGACTGCATGCTCAAGCATTACGACCTGGTGGTGCAGCGATTCGGCGAGAGTAAAGGGACGCTGCTGATGCGGAAGTTCGCTTGCTGTTACGCCCAGGGCAAATCCGGAGCACGTCACTTCCGCAAGCACGTGGCCAACGTCGCCACGCCGCAGGAGTTCTACGAAGTGGTCGAGAAGCACTTCCCGATTGAGACTCCGGCACCAGCTTAG